The following coding sequences are from one Bacillota bacterium window:
- the rpsG gene encoding 30S ribosomal protein S7, which yields MPRRGRRTRRKLLPDPIYGSEMVSRFINKIMMDGKKSLAQATFYGAMEEIRRKTGKDPLEVFEKALKNVMPLLEVRPRRVGGATYQVPVEVRSERRTSLALRWLSSYARQRPERTMKDRLAAEVMEAAAGAGNTVKKREETHRMAEANRAFAHYRW from the coding sequence ATGCCTAGGAGAGGTAGGCGGACGAGGCGGAAGCTGCTGCCGGACCCAATCTACGGCAGCGAAATGGTGTCCCGCTTCATCAACAAGATCATGATGGACGGCAAAAAGAGCCTGGCCCAGGCTACGTTTTATGGCGCCATGGAGGAAATCCGGCGCAAGACCGGCAAGGATCCCCTGGAGGTGTTCGAGAAGGCCCTGAAGAACGTCATGCCTCTCCTGGAGGTGCGGCCTCGCAGGGTCGGAGGTGCAACCTACCAGGTGCCCGTGGAAGTCAGGTCAGAGCGCAGGACTTCCCTGGCCTTGAGATGGCTCTCGAGCTACGCACGCCAGAGACCCGAGCGCACAATGAAGGATAGGCTAGCCGCTGAGGTCATGGAGGCTGCAGCAGGCGCGGGCAACACAGTGAAGAAGCGCGAGGAAACACACAGGATGGCCGAGGCCAACAGGGCCTTTGCCCACTACCGCTGGTAA
- a CDS encoding ribosomal L7Ae/L30e/S12e/Gadd45 family protein, translating into MPYERLKQARRKTIGTKQTAKAISRGLAKLVYIARDAEERVVADLVTQCEAMNVPVTYVDFMTDLGRACGIEVGAAACAVLEE; encoded by the coding sequence ATGCCCTATGAACGACTGAAGCAGGCCCGGAGGAAGACCATCGGGACCAAGCAGACGGCCAAGGCTATCAGCCGCGGCCTAGCCAAGCTGGTCTACATAGCCAGGGATGCAGAGGAACGGGTGGTGGCCGACCTGGTCACACAGTGCGAGGCCATGAACGTTCCCGTTACCTACGTGGACTTCATGACAGATCTTGGTCGCGCCTGCGGCATAGAGGTTGGTGCCGCCGCCTGCGCGGTCCTAGAAGAGTGA
- the rpsL gene encoding 30S ribosomal protein S12 yields the protein MPTISQLVRRGREEAEKKSAARALKENPQKRGVCTRVWTITPKKPNSALRKVARVRLVNGVEVTAYIPGVGHNLQEHSVVLVRGGRVKDLPGVRYHIIRGTLDTAGVQKRNQGRSKYGAKRPKNV from the coding sequence ATGCCCACCATCAGCCAGCTAGTGAGAAGAGGACGGGAAGAGGCGGAGAAGAAGTCCGCGGCCAGGGCGCTCAAGGAGAATCCTCAGAAGCGCGGGGTTTGTACCAGGGTATGGACAATTACGCCCAAGAAACCCAACTCCGCTCTGAGGAAGGTTGCCAGAGTGCGCTTGGTGAACGGCGTGGAAGTGACTGCGTACATCCCCGGTGTTGGCCATAACCTGCAGGAGCACTCGGTGGTACTGGTCAGGGGAGGCCGTGTCAAGGACTTGCCAGGCGTGCGCTATCATATTATCCGTGGAACCCTGGACACTGCAGGAGTTCAGAAGCGCAACCAGGGTCGCTCGAAGTACGGGGCAAAACGACCCAAGAACGTCTAA